Part of the Mauremys reevesii isolate NIE-2019 linkage group 4, ASM1616193v1, whole genome shotgun sequence genome is shown below.
ACTGGGACTGGGCGAACCCAGGCCTCACCACCGGCAGGTAGAACACCCCAGGCAGGATGCGGAAGCCGAGGCGTTGCAGGGAGTGCAGCGAAGGCTCGTTGTGGGGCAGCACCCAGGCGTAAACAGGGAAGCCGCGGGCATGCAACTGTGCCGCCAGCGTCCCCACCACGGATCCGAAGTGGCGTTGGCCACGATGCTCCGGGAGGGTGTAACCGTGTGTCAGGGCAGCCAGTGCGTCAGTGAGGCACCAGGAGATGGGGGTCCCCTCAGGGTCCAGCAGGCAGGCGCTGGGGAAGTGGCGGATCAGGCGGCTCAGGTAGCGCAGGCTCCAGCTGTTCCCCCCAAACGTCCAGGTGTCTCTGAGCAGCAGGGCGTGGGCGGGGGACACGGGCGCCAGCCTGAGCCCCTTCTCCGGCCTGCTGCACGGGGCAGGGGGATGCGAgaccggtgggggggggggggtgagcagaTAGGGGATTGGCCTAGGAAGAGGAGGGGGTCAGCGCGTAGGGGGGGGAATAGATCCAGCATGGGCAGGGGTAAGTCTAGGGAGAGGAGCGGGAGGGACCcaacctgggaggtgggagccctgggggaCATTGACCCAGCTTGGGGGGCAGGATGCAGTGTGCTGGGGTTTCGGGGGTCGACCTGGTACAAGGGATTGAGCCCTTGTCAGCAGAGATTGAGCTGGTATGACATGGCATAGGAGAGAAGCAGGGTCTGGCGGCGCCATCCTCTTCCCAGttgtggggctgagctgggctggataGATAATGGGAGGGTGGTTTGCCAAATCTCAaactggggtggggcatggaaaGTATCCTGCGGGGAGGGtgtgccacccagctctgaaggcagcgctgctgccagcagcagcccagagctacGGGGGGCGTGGTAGGGCATTGCCACCCCTACTGCTGCGTAACGTTTGGCCTCTGCACTGGGAGGAGGCTATGGCAAATCCTGGGGTGGCTCTAGCCACATAACACTCCTCCCAGTGCCcccatggaggggagggaggctggagagGGCTGACCTGGCACAGGAAGAAGGGGTGTGAGGCTGAGGGGGCGATAGAcccggggtgggggagatgggggagccctggggggaggggatcgaGCCAGGAGGCAGCACATGGGGGGAAAGTGacccccgggggggaggggatcgACACACTCCCGCGGcctcagcacagaggctgtctgACAAGGCCCAGTCCAGCCCCAGCAGAGCCATCGCTGCCGATGGGCCGTGGCTAAGCTCAGCTCCTGACATGAAAGCACCAGGGCTCAGTGGGCAGCGAACCCCCTGCCCGGGGACCTACCCGCTGACAGGGAAGGAGGAACCGGGGGGCTCTGTGCTtggagccccctcccctcagaggggaCGGCTCTGGGGTCAAGGACCCCTGGCTGCCCGTCCCAGGATATGGAAGGGTTacaggctgcccctccccctgctctccccatcctGGGGCCAAGGAGGTTCCttggccaggctgggctgcccctgccccctggcgAAGCTCTAGGGCTGACTCAGCCCTGCCCCGGAGCAGGATGGGAAATCCTTGGCAGCATGTGCCCAAGGCCTGGGGCTGTGGTGATGGCCTCACTCTGCCAGCACCGTTAGCCTGGGGAACTCATTGACACCAGATCTGGGGCACAATGGGACCTCTGGCCTGGCACCCCAGGgtctttcccttcccccagccccgctccccactCCATCTAGCACAGGCTGGTTGTGTGCATTGCcccattctctctcacacaccccataTCTGGGGGCACCTACCGGTACTGGGGCATGGCAGGCGGGTCTGGGTGCAGTAGTAGCCGGTGCGGATACGTCTCCATCTCAAGGCCCCTGGCCCTGGCGATGTCCCTGATGTTCTCGTATACCCCGTCCTGCAGCCCTGCAGGGACAGCCGTGCGCTGTCAGCAGGGGCCTGCCGAAAGGTGCCCATGGATGTGGGGGGCCCAGCGTGGtgggggagagcagcagggaggggccaagggccACTGTGAGCCGGCATGACCTAACTGGGGGTTCCCAAGCTTGGCTCGTTCAGGATCCTGGGTCTGGATGGAGAAGGGGCCCATGTGAGCTCATTGGGGCTATTggtctgtgtgggggtggggtccaGGCAGCCTCATCGGGGCTATTGGCCCATGGGGGGGCACAGTGGTCCTCCCCCCATGTGGCAGGTGCTGGAttgagcagggctggaggggctcaccCTGTATCTGGAAGACCTGGTCCCAGTCGATGGCGCGGCTGTTCCCCAGCAGGGCCCGGCAGGCGCCCTCGTCCCGGTAAAAGGCCGTGTACAAGTTGGTGAAATAATCACTTGGGTCCCACGCCACCTGCAAGGGGGACACTGCCTGGGGGTGAGCacagcttctccccccacccgACCTTCAGGGACGGCATcaggggagcagggcagagcgaGCCCCAAGTAAGAGAttgaggaggggggaaggggtcCTGTGAACAGAgccagggggcttagggcagaatgGTACAGGGGACTGGGCAGCAGGAAGGGGAAACAGGctgtggggcagtggggcagccaggaaggggaggggtacAGATGGCATCAGGTGCGGGAGGGGAGCGGGTCAGTGATGGCGTCAGGTGGAGGAGGGCAGCGGGGCAGTGATGGtgtcaggtgggggaggggagtggggcagtgatggtgtcaggtgggggagggcagcaggaCAGTGATGgtgtcgggggggggagggcagcggGGCGGATGGGAGGGGCCCAGCAAAGGCCTCACTTCTCTGCGTGGCCGGGTGAGGACCATTTTGAACTCTGGCCATGAATCCACCAGCACTTCCTGGCCAGCCGGGTTCCCGCGGTTCACATGCATCACAGCGCCGTAGACCTGCCAAGACACAGGGGTCAGAGTCTGGGGATGTCCTGGGTCCCCAGGATCGGTGCTGGGCCCCAGCTTTTACTCTGCCCCTTGGAGGAGCCCTCAaagtgccagccccccagggggccccactCTTCCTGCAGGGCAGGCCAGGGCCTCTGAGATggagcctctgggctccagccctcctgctccaCCCCGCGAGCTCTGCCCGGTGCCTCCCACTGAGCCAGACCCATGGAGAGCCCTGGCCGCTCTTCAGGggctcccacaccccagcctgggttTGCAGTGACACCCGGCAGCATTGTCGAGCCAGGCCAGTTTATGAGTCACGGAGCAGCCTTAGGTCAGCAGAGAGAACTGGGGGTAAAGCAGTGTCCATTGCGGTCAGCCAGGGCCCAACCAAGCTGGAGTGAAAGCCCCTTTCCAGGCTGTCTCTGTCTCCGTCTGACCTCCTTGGCCAGCTCCAGGTGAGAGCCTCCATCTTTGTccagcaccccccacctcccagtcctgtgctctcgAGCTGGGGTCTAGAGAGGTGGGGAAATCGAGGTGTCATCAGCACTTGCCTTGTCTCTCTGGCCCCCTTGGCGATCTGAGTTGATTACAAGAAGTTCCTTAAGGACCCTTTATTCCACCGTCACAGGGAGGTGACACCCACCCCTATGTCTCTTAACCTGCCCTGAGAGTAAACTTAATCCTCCCCCTTGCCCCCACAACTGGGTAGCCAAGCAACacctgggggaaactgaggcacacatagtgttgtaaaaatattacagaaaaattCTACTTTATTGCAGCACTTCACTGGGCAGGGTCACTTTACCCAGTGACTGTCCCAGTGAAGTTTGAACCCACAAATGCTACCCATAGATGCCACGGC
Proteins encoded:
- the LOC120404044 gene encoding glycine N-acyltransferase-like protein 3, whose amino-acid sequence is MLILSCASKLRLLEGMLRRGLPDTLPVYGAVMHVNRGNPAGQEVLVDSWPEFKMVLTRPRREVAWDPSDYFTNLYTAFYRDEGACRALLGNSRAIDWDQVFQIQGLQDGVYENIRDIARARGLEMETYPHRLLLHPDPPAMPQYRPEKGLRLAPVSPAHALLLRDTWTFGGNSWSLRYLSRLIRHFPSACLLDPEGTPISWCLTDALAALTHGYTLPEHRGQRHFGSVVGTLAAQLHARGFPVYAWVLPHNEPSLHSLQRLGFRILPGVFYLPVVRPGFAQSQSASALDSAQDPAPSSGERPHTQ